One window of Fusobacterium polymorphum genomic DNA carries:
- a CDS encoding replication initiator protein A, with amino-acid sequence MKKEKNIEAIETENFEVSKTGSLADDLMQFENINDIKIENQEVPDIEVQEIYIRETGNYLNLQENFINIPIEMIYFPFFTPQKQNKRINFKYTFEDLGVTMYSTLIPKDKKDKVFQPSIFEEKIYTFLISMYQEKTNQKIDDSEVAIEFEISDFIVNFLGNKMNRAYYAKVEQALKNLKNTIYQFEISNHTKFGKNKFEDSSFQLLNYQKLKVGKKTFYRVVLNKNIVNKIKSKRYIKYNTKNLLEIMIKDPIASRIYKYISKIRYKNNKGEINVRTLAAIIPLKIEQRVERIVKNGVKEYYLNRMKPVLTRILKAFEVLLELKYLLSFEEIYKKAENTYYIAYVFNKERDGDCHVSEFVKKTDKNIVKENLDGVEEIIDVDADIEYQDNIEYLINKAKENPKISMKWNAWVDKKIQKILNEDGEEMLKRVLNILIHMDKNIEIGLPNYISGILKNIGGKGSKKVNNINMTIFENVSKGKGLKNKNQIKQARKKGMEKISNFKEIMIENNFLENKSETKTEKLLLEGKISNSDLEINETIDNVDEKIYNIGERNLDEILSHFDETTRNEIEEKALEKIKKEIDNSNIDVILNVKKFSKTMYYKMIGTTIMEILKSEYQEMLEDTNRNDK; translated from the coding sequence ATGAAAAAAGAAAAAAATATTGAAGCTATAGAAACAGAAAATTTTGAAGTTTCAAAGACAGGTTCTCTTGCTGATGATTTGATGCAATTTGAAAATATTAATGATATAAAAATTGAAAATCAAGAGGTTCCAGACATTGAAGTTCAAGAAATATATATAAGAGAAACAGGAAATTATTTAAATTTACAAGAAAACTTTATAAATATTCCTATTGAGATGATTTACTTTCCATTTTTTACTCCACAAAAACAAAATAAAAGAATAAATTTTAAATATACTTTTGAAGATTTAGGTGTAACTATGTATAGTACACTTATTCCTAAGGATAAAAAAGACAAAGTTTTTCAACCTTCTATCTTTGAAGAAAAAATTTATACATTTTTAATTTCTATGTATCAGGAAAAAACAAATCAAAAAATTGATGATAGTGAAGTAGCTATAGAATTTGAAATCTCAGATTTTATAGTTAATTTCTTAGGAAATAAAATGAATAGAGCTTATTATGCTAAGGTTGAGCAAGCTTTAAAAAATTTAAAAAATACTATATATCAATTTGAAATATCAAACCATACAAAATTTGGAAAAAATAAATTTGAAGATAGTTCATTTCAACTTTTAAATTATCAAAAATTAAAAGTAGGTAAAAAAACTTTTTATAGAGTAGTATTAAATAAAAATATTGTAAATAAAATAAAAAGTAAAAGATATATAAAATATAACACAAAAAATTTACTTGAAATTATGATAAAAGACCCGATAGCTTCAAGAATATATAAATATATAAGTAAAATAAGATATAAAAATAATAAGGGTGAAATAAATGTTAGGACTTTGGCTGCTATAATTCCTTTGAAGATAGAACAAAGAGTTGAAAGAATAGTAAAAAATGGGGTTAAAGAATATTATTTAAATAGAATGAAACCTGTTCTAACTAGGATTTTAAAAGCTTTTGAAGTTCTACTAGAATTAAAATATCTATTAAGCTTTGAAGAAATATATAAAAAAGCTGAAAATACTTACTACATAGCCTATGTTTTTAATAAAGAGAGAGACGGAGACTGCCATGTATCTGAATTTGTTAAAAAGACTGATAAAAACATAGTAAAAGAAAATTTAGATGGTGTTGAAGAAATAATTGATGTGGATGCTGATATAGAATATCAAGATAATATTGAATATTTAATAAATAAAGCTAAAGAAAATCCAAAAATTTCAATGAAGTGGAATGCTTGGGTAGATAAGAAAATTCAGAAGATTTTAAATGAAGATGGAGAAGAAATGTTAAAAAGAGTTTTAAACATTCTTATTCATATGGACAAAAATATAGAAATAGGTTTACCTAATTATATCAGTGGAATATTAAAAAATATTGGTGGTAAAGGTAGCAAAAAAGTAAATAATATTAATATGACTATCTTTGAAAATGTAAGCAAAGGTAAAGGATTAAAAAATAAAAATCAAATAAAACAAGCAAGAAAAAAAGGTATGGAAAAAATTTCAAACTTTAAAGAAATTATGATTGAAAATAATTTTTTAGAAAATAAATCTGAAACTAAAACTGAAAAATTATTGTTGGAAGGAAAAATTTCAAATTCTGATTTAGAAATAAATGAAACTATTGACAATGTAGATGAAAAAATATACAATATAGGAGAAAGAAATTTAGATGAAATTTTATCTCATTTTGATGAAACAACAAGAAATGAAATTGAAGAAAAAGCCTTAGAAAAAATAAAAAAAGAAATTGATAATAGTAATATAGATGTTATATTAAATGTTAAAAAATTTAGTAAAACTATGTATTATAAAATGATAGGTACAACTATAATGGAAATTTTAAAAAGTGAATATCAAGAAATGCTTGAAGATACAAACAGAAATGACAAATAA
- the yaaA gene encoding S4 domain-containing protein YaaA: MKNIEKVKISTEFIKLDQFLKWLAVVDSGSEAKQVILDGMVKVNGDVEKRRGRKIYPEYKVEVFDKIYVVE; encoded by the coding sequence ATGAAAAATATAGAAAAAGTAAAAATATCAACAGAATTTATTAAACTTGACCAGTTTTTAAAATGGCTTGCTGTTGTGGATAGCGGTTCTGAAGCAAAACAAGTTATTTTAGATGGTATGGTTAAAGTAAATGGTGATGTAGAAAAAAGAAGAGGAAGAAAAATTTATCCTGAATACAAGGTTGAAGTTTTTGATAAAATTTATGTTGTGGAATAA
- the recF gene encoding DNA replication/repair protein RecF (All proteins in this family for which functions are known are DNA-binding proteins that assist the filamentation of RecA onto DNA for the initiation of recombination or recombinational repair.), whose translation MKISNITYLNFRNLENTSIDLSDKINVFYGKNAQGKTSLLEAIYYSSTGISFKTKKTSEMIKYNFDEFISSISYQDYIANNKISVRFKNIAGAKKEFFFNKKRISQTDFYGKINIIAYIPEDIILINGSPKNRRDFFDIEISQIDKEYLSNLKNYDKLLKIRNKYLKENKRNSEEFAIYEKEFIKYASYIIFTRIEYVKSLSIILNLQYRKLFNIAQELNLKYETSLDKTAKVTVEMIQESLKKEILQKKYQEDRYKFSLIGPHKDDYKFLLNGHEAKISASQGEKKSIIFSLKLSEIEIIKKNRKENPVVIIDDITSYFDEDRRKSILDFFNKRDIQVLISSTDKLNIEAKNFYVEKGIIEDESSINK comes from the coding sequence TTGAAAATATCTAATATCACTTATTTGAATTTTAGAAATTTAGAAAACACTTCAATAGATTTGTCTGATAAAATAAATGTTTTTTATGGAAAAAATGCACAGGGAAAAACAAGTCTTTTGGAGGCAATTTATTATAGTTCCACAGGTATAAGTTTTAAAACAAAGAAAACCTCAGAAATGATAAAATATAATTTTGATGAGTTTATATCTTCAATTTCGTATCAAGATTATATTGCAAATAATAAGATTTCTGTTAGATTTAAAAATATAGCTGGTGCAAAAAAAGAATTTTTCTTCAATAAAAAAAGAATTAGTCAGACAGATTTTTATGGAAAAATAAATATTATTGCTTATATACCTGAAGATATAATTCTTATCAACGGTTCTCCTAAAAATAGAAGAGATTTCTTTGATATTGAAATATCTCAGATAGATAAAGAGTACTTGAGTAACCTTAAAAATTATGATAAGTTGCTAAAAATTAGAAATAAATATCTAAAAGAGAATAAGAGAAATAGTGAAGAATTTGCTATATATGAAAAAGAATTTATAAAATATGCCTCTTATATTATTTTTACTAGAATTGAATATGTTAAAAGTCTTTCAATAATATTAAACTTACAGTATAGAAAACTTTTTAATATAGCACAAGAACTAAATCTAAAATATGAAACAAGTTTAGATAAAACTGCAAAAGTAACTGTTGAAATGATACAGGAAAGCCTAAAAAAAGAAATTTTACAAAAAAAGTATCAAGAAGATAGATATAAATTTTCACTTATAGGACCACATAAAGATGATTATAAATTTCTTTTAAATGGTCATGAAGCTAAAATTTCAGCTTCACAAGGTGAAAAAAAGTCTATAATATTTTCTTTAAAACTTTCAGAGATTGAAATAATAAAGAAAAATAGGAAAGAAAATCCAGTTGTTATTATTGATGATATAACTTCATATTTTGATGAAGATAGAAGAAAATCAATATTAGATTTTTTCAATAAAAGAGATATACAAGTATTGATAAGTTCAACTGATAAACTTAATATAGAGGCTAAAAATTTCTATGTTGAAAAGGGAATTATAGAAGATGAAAGTAGTATCAATAAGTGA